The following are encoded in a window of bacterium genomic DNA:
- a CDS encoding branched-chain amino acid ABC transporter permease produces MSGFSELYNRYLACNAVFSYRQDERIFRTRFKRLCFALFLALVAASPLFLNEGDYFILNLALVNLIAAVGLNLLVGFTGLLSLGHAAFVGVGAYTSAIVVTKLGLPFMVSLICAGAMSALMGILVGFPSLRIKGFYLMVATLAFQFIIDYTIIHWEALTRGMRGIELPTPSVLGISLQKNQSFFFFSFLLAALLSWGAKNLLRSKIGRSFVAIRDNDVSAEIIGIPVFGYKLLSFAFASFYAGVAGALFAGLQRAAMPGDFTFLHSVMFLAMVLVGGLGSILGTVFGVLFITLIPFGLDAAVSWLARVYDPNVTILLGPVKDFVFGLLIVLFIIFEPVGLVGVWLRIRDYFRIWPLPYISE; encoded by the coding sequence GTGAGCGGATTTTCAGAACTCTACAATCGTTACCTGGCCTGCAATGCGGTTTTTTCATATAGACAGGACGAGAGGATCTTCAGAACCAGATTCAAGAGGCTCTGCTTTGCTCTTTTCCTGGCACTGGTTGCAGCCTCTCCCCTTTTTCTCAATGAGGGGGATTATTTCATATTGAATCTGGCCCTGGTGAATTTGATAGCTGCCGTTGGGCTCAACCTCCTGGTGGGATTCACAGGCCTGCTTTCTTTGGGGCATGCAGCCTTCGTGGGGGTAGGAGCTTATACTTCGGCCATAGTGGTAACAAAGCTAGGTTTGCCCTTCATGGTCTCTTTGATTTGTGCTGGGGCCATGTCAGCTCTCATGGGCATTCTGGTGGGGTTTCCCTCCCTTAGAATCAAGGGATTTTATCTTATGGTGGCTACACTGGCCTTTCAGTTCATCATCGATTACACCATTATTCATTGGGAAGCTCTGACCAGGGGAATGAGAGGCATAGAGCTTCCTACCCCCTCGGTCTTGGGCATCTCTCTTCAAAAGAATCAGAGCTTTTTCTTCTTTTCCTTCCTGCTGGCTGCACTTCTGAGCTGGGGGGCCAAGAACCTGCTGCGATCCAAGATCGGTAGGAGTTTCGTGGCAATTCGAGATAATGATGTTTCGGCTGAGATCATAGGGATTCCGGTATTTGGTTACAAGCTTCTTTCCTTCGCCTTTGCATCTTTTTATGCAGGGGTGGCAGGAGCGCTCTTTGCCGGGCTCCAAAGGGCAGCCATGCCCGGAGACTTCACCTTTCTCCACTCGGTGATGTTCCTGGCAATGGTCTTGGTGGGAGGGCTTGGCAGCATATTGGGCACTGTGTTTGGGGTGCTTTTCATAACCCTGATTCCCTTTGGGCTGGATGCGGCCGTGAGCTGGCTGGCAAGAGTCTATGATCCCAATGTCACGATTCTGCTGGGCCCAGTCAAGGACTTTGTTTTTGGCCTGCTCATAGTGCTCTTCATAATATTCGAGCCTGTGGGTCTGGTAGGAGTGTGGTTGAGGATCAGGGATTACTTTCGCATATGGCCCCTCCCCTACATCTCAGAGTAA
- a CDS encoding LD-carboxypeptidase: protein MTAQDLRIKKNKAGFLLPPRLQPGDRVAVVSPSGPLRPKEQEAVQKSLELLRTWGLEPSCQELQPCPIPYLSGSDQSRASQLNQALATPGIKGVFCLRGGYGAMRILSFLDVQLFRKDPKVLVGFSDLTALLLGLGAKAGVVTFHGPTLASSSLASQPDSGTARALHRVLMEAVPQEPMSGEIWQPGEAEGPLMGGCLSLLCALMGTDYFPELEGCILFLEDVGEPLYRLDRMLHQLKLGGILERISGMALGHLGTHRQGKRILREVVLEAVGTRIPVLAGLPCGHGPQNLTLSLGAWTRLDEKGTLTFLEPGVC, encoded by the coding sequence ATGACAGCTCAAGATCTTCGGATCAAAAAAAACAAGGCCGGATTCTTGCTTCCCCCCAGGCTGCAACCAGGAGACAGGGTTGCGGTGGTGTCCCCTTCGGGACCTCTGAGACCCAAGGAGCAAGAAGCAGTTCAAAAATCTTTGGAATTGCTCCGCACTTGGGGATTGGAGCCTTCCTGCCAAGAACTCCAACCATGCCCAATTCCTTATCTTTCCGGGTCGGACCAAAGCAGGGCCTCACAGCTTAACCAGGCTCTGGCCACCCCTGGGATTAAAGGCGTTTTTTGCCTTAGGGGTGGATATGGAGCCATGCGCATCCTGTCCTTTCTGGATGTGCAGTTGTTCAGAAAGGATCCAAAGGTCTTGGTGGGCTTCAGCGACCTGACAGCTCTGCTCTTGGGCCTGGGGGCCAAGGCTGGTGTGGTTACTTTCCACGGTCCCACACTGGCCAGCTCCTCCTTGGCCAGCCAACCGGATTCAGGTACTGCCAGGGCTCTTCACAGGGTGCTCATGGAAGCTGTTCCCCAGGAGCCCATGAGTGGGGAAATCTGGCAACCAGGAGAAGCAGAGGGACCTCTCATGGGAGGATGTCTTTCCTTGCTCTGTGCGCTCATGGGCACTGATTACTTCCCTGAGTTGGAAGGCTGCATCCTCTTCTTGGAAGACGTGGGTGAACCCCTTTACAGGCTGGACAGGATGCTTCATCAATTGAAGCTCGGGGGGATTCTGGAGCGGATTTCAGGGATGGCCTTGGGACATCTGGGAACCCATCGCCAGGGCAAGAGAATCCTTCGGGAAGTGGTCTTGGAAGCAGTAGGAACTCGGATACCTGTGCTGGCCGGGCTTCCGTGCGGGCACGGTCCCCAGAACCTGACTCTGAGCCTGGGAGCCTGGACTCGGCTGGATGAAAAAGGAACCCTGACATTTCTTGAGCCAGGAGTTTGTTGA
- a CDS encoding integration host factor subunit beta, protein MTKSELIETLAQRVNGITTKVAEVVVNTVFQSMKDALVRGDRIEIRGFGSIKVKNYASYTGRNPKTGQSIKVPAKKLPFFKVGKELKERVDMKPATARKEGKR, encoded by the coding sequence ATGACCAAATCAGAGCTCATAGAAACCTTGGCACAAAGGGTCAATGGTATCACCACCAAGGTGGCGGAGGTGGTGGTCAACACGGTATTTCAGAGCATGAAAGATGCCCTGGTACGTGGTGATCGCATAGAAATACGCGGATTTGGCAGCATCAAGGTTAAAAACTATGCCTCTTATACCGGCAGAAACCCCAAGACCGGCCAGAGTATAAAAGTCCCCGCCAAGAAACTGCCTTTTTTCAAAGTGGGCAAGGAACTCAAAGAAAGGGTGGACATGAAGCCCGCAACAGCTCGTAAGGAGGGCAAGAGGTGA